CTTACCGTGCGCTTCGGGATTCCAAAGAATGCGTTGTGGCTATTCCTACTCTGGATCTGATCGATCAGGTCGTTGGGGTGGGGACCTGTTCGGGCGCCGATACGGACAAATTTGAAAAGTTCGGGCTGACGCCCCTCCGGGGAAAATATGTCGGAGCGCCCCTGGTCAAGGAATGCCTGGCAAATATTGAATGTAAAGTGATCGATATCGTCGAAAGGCACCACATCGTTGTGCTTGAAGGTGTCGCCGCGTACTTCGATCGATCACGGGAAGAAAAGCGCACCCTTCACGCCGTCGGGGACGGTACCTTCGTCGTCGACGGATACAAATTGGACCGGAGGGAAATGATGCGCTCGAAGCTTCCGGCGGGGTTCTGACGCGGAAAAGACGGGCTGTTTTCGAATGTGTACCGCCGTTCCTTGAACAGGGTCGATAACCCGCTTTTAGCCGATACTCGCCGATTAGCAAAAAAAGCGTTCGAACTTACCCGAATCGTCATTAAAGCCTCAATACCAGTGATCATGCCGTGGGCGTTACGTCGAAAGCATCGCTAAAACCGGATTGCGCGCCGCACTGCGATCGCAGGGCGAATGCGTCCGGCGCAGCCTTATCCAATGCCGAAACGGGTACTCACTCATAAGGTATCATCAATCGTCCGGCCGGGTTGGCGCATTCGTGGCATTGGTCCTTTCAAAATGGCGCGGCACCCGGTTCGGGAGCTTGCTATTCAGTTGTCTTGCGTTGGAAATCAATCAAAGTATATCGCCCGCCTCTTTATTCAAGAGCGATAACGATCCTCTATGTGGGGCATAAGACAGACCTCAAGGGCTCAAACGATTAAATTTTTTCTTCCGCTCTTCCACAAAAATTTTGGGATTTACCAGAGTAAAGGGACATTTGATGCCCGTGGAAGCTGTGGATCATAAAAACTTTATCTTGAATATGCTGCGGCTTGGCTGCAACTCCTAAGAGGAGAAAGAATCATGAAGATCGATAAACGAAATTCGCCTTTCCAGTTTAAACCTTTGACGCGGGCAGTCATGCTCACCTGTATTCAGTTTTCTGCGCTCGGGGCTATCGCCGGCGCGGCGCAAGCGCAAAACACCGGTCAGAGCGGCAACACCGCGACGGCCGCGGGAAGCCAGAGTACCACCGGACAGAATGCCGCAAGCCAAGGCAATACAACCGCTGCAGGCGCCCTGAATGCCACAGGAGCTGCCGGTGCAGCGGGTGTTGCCGGCCAAAATATCGGTATCCCGCAAAATCGGCTGAACCGTTATCGCGTGACGAATCTGGTAACCAATCAATCCGATTCACGCCTGGTAAATCCCTGGGGACTGGCATTCAATCACGATAGCCCGGCCTGGATCGCCAATAACGCTACCGGGACGGCGTCGCTTTACGACGGCAATGGGGCTGCGTTTACCGGCCTGCCTTTCATCACGATGCCGCCCTCAGCCGGCGATCCTACCGGCATTGTTGTCAATCATACCGTCGATTTTGATCTTCCGACAGCCGCCAACAACGGTACGGAAAACAATCCGGCCCGCTTTATTTTTGCGACAGAAAGCGGCAACTTGGCAGGGTGGTCCGATCAAACCGATGTAAATAATGCGGTTGTGCTCGAAAACGCCGTGCCGCCGGACGAGGATGCGCCCGTTTATAAAGGGCTTGCCCTGGCCAGCAACGGGCAGGACCATTATTTATATGTCACGGATTTCCATAATGGCAAAATCCAGGTGTTCGACAGCGATTTCAATTGGGTGGATCCGCAGACGGAACT
The genomic region above belongs to Methylomicrobium agile and contains:
- a CDS encoding flavin reductase family protein, whose protein sequence is MKTMPINKAFTLLEPGPVVFITTQDGGKHNLMTISWTMVMDFTPKFAITTGSWNYSYRALRDSKECVVAIPTLDLIDQVVGVGTCSGADTDKFEKFGLTPLRGKYVGAPLVKECLANIECKVIDIVERHHIVVLEGVAAYFDRSREEKRTLHAVGDGTFVVDGYKLDRREMMRSKLPAGF